Genomic segment of Acidobacteriota bacterium:
TCGTGACCAATACGGGTACCGGGAACTCCGAGCGCGGTAGGGAAGGGATGAGCAGAGCGGACACTCGAAATGTCGATGAGACGGGAGTTGCAGGCTATGTAGTCGGTCGGCGAGCTCTTTACAGGTATCGCCCCGGGGACAGGCGCCCCAAGCGCGTGTTGACCGGAAAGGACCTCAGGAAGTACCTTGGGAAAACCAAATGACCAGTCGATTTGGTTTTCTGAGAAAGGGTATGGATTGCAGCATTGTTGGCTTTCTGGCAATTCTCTTGGCAGTCAACACTAGTGCAAGGACGCCAGCACCGAGCGATGACGTCTGTGGTTTGCGTGTTCTCATCCCTGGGTTGGAGGGAGGCGGAGCGATAAGATCCAGTATATTGAGGCCTGTGATAAGAATGTCGCCTGACCTTGAATGCTCTCAGTTTCTCGGCTGGAACGGGGGGATTGGCCTTGAAAAGTGGAACGACACGGCTAAACGATTTGAGACTAGAGCGAAATCTGGGGAATACCTGGGGGCGGATCGATATCAGGGAAAGCATGTTGATCTTTGCAGGCCTGGGCGTTTGTATGCATTACGCTGGGAGAGTGTAGGGGTCGCGATCGATAGCAGGCGCTTGAAGATACCCGTTGGGAAGTATCGTTTGGTTTTGACAGTCTGGTGTGAGAAACAGCATGAGATCGGATGGCATGACGTCTACTCCCCAGCGTTCGAGATCCAAGAGGAAATAATATTCCTTGAGTGGAGATGACAAACGCACTGCAACCGCGTAGCGTGATGGTGGCGGTGGCGTTCGGGGCGTATGATTGGTACGTTCCTACTCCCTGGAAGCGACTTCGCGAAACGGACCTGAGCGGATTGGCATGGAGTCCGGCAGCACTATGGCAGTAAGTGGTGACGCTGGAGTTGCGGACGATCAGTGAAGTTGCCACGGGGCGGTGCGGACTGCGCGCCCGATGCGTAAGCGGTTGGAAATCGGCGTTCTTGCGAAATGAGCGCCGGTGGTGTACCCGGTCAATCGGCGGTTCGGCTGGTGTGCCTCTCGAGCGGTGTGAGCAGCGGATCTTCGCCGAAGCGCTCCTTCCACAGCCGCGGCGTCAGCAGCGCCACCTCGGACGCCGGATGGCTGTCCACGCGCTGCAGCACGTCCACGAGATAGCGATACGGCGATAGCCCCTGCAGCCGGCAGGTCTGCAGAAGACTCTGGAAGACCCCCACGTACTCCGCACCCAGCTCGGTCCAGCAGAAAAGCCAATTCTTACGCCCTACCGCGATCGGGCGGATCTGTCGTTCCAGGTGGTTTGTATCCGCCGGCACGCCCGGATGCTCGAGGAAGACCTTCAGCTCCTTCCGCCGCGACAGCGCGTAGTGCGCCGCCTTGGTGAAGGGGTTCGTTGGCAAAAGGACACGGCTCTCCAACTCGCGTTCCCGCCACTCGAAGAATTCTTCCACCACCGGGCGGCAAAGCTTCGCGCGCCGCGCCGGCAGCTTCGAGCCCTCCAGGCTCTCGCGGCGGA
This window contains:
- a CDS encoding transposase, whose protein sequence is MEQVRSAQCWSHTRRQFLKAEEVEPKLTARAVDLIGELYAREGELRRESLEGSKLPARRAKLCRPVVEEFFEWRERELESRVLLPTNPFTKAAHYALSRRKELKVFLEHPGVPADTNHLERQIRPIAVGRKNWLFCWTELGAEYVGVFQSLLQTCRLQGLSPYRYLVDVLQRVDSHPASEVALLTPRLWKERFGEDPLLTPLERHTSRTAD